From a single Intestinibaculum porci genomic region:
- a CDS encoding glutamine--tRNA ligase/YqeY domain fusion protein, translating to MDTEVKSKNFIEKIIDEDLANGTYKKVVTRFPPEPNGYLHIGHAKSILLNYGLAKEYGGDFHLRFDDTNAKKENTEYVESIIKDVEWLGAKYVGGVRYASNYFDQMYELAVKLIKKGKAYVDDLTADEIREYRGTLTEPGKNSPYRDRSIEENLDLFERMKNDEFKDGEKVLRAKIDMASPNINMRDPIIYRVAHVTHHNTGDKWCIYPMYDFAHPIEDAIEGVTHSICTLEFEDHRPLYNWVVTETEFPNPPKQIEFSKLYLTNVVTGKRYIKKLVEERIVDGWDDPRLVTIAALRRRGFTPESLKMFMDMTSVTKSQSSADYAMLEYCIRDDLKPKAPRLMAVLDPIKLVIDNYPEGQVEYLDAPNNVENEALGSRKIPFEKELYIERDDFMVNPPKKYYRFFVGNEVRLMNAYFVTCTGYETDENGNVTVIHGTYDPETKSGSGFNARKVKGTIHWVAAHHSKKVTVRLYEQLVDEEKGVYNEDGSVNINPNSLTVIDNAYIEENIKDYKPGDAFQFVRKGFFNIDPKDSTEDTPIFNRIASMKSSFKLPKK from the coding sequence ATGGATACTGAAGTTAAAAGTAAAAATTTTATTGAAAAGATCATCGACGAAGACCTTGCCAATGGTACTTATAAGAAAGTCGTGACAAGATTCCCGCCGGAACCAAATGGCTATCTCCATATTGGTCATGCCAAGAGTATCCTGTTGAACTACGGGCTGGCAAAAGAATACGGCGGAGACTTCCACTTACGTTTTGATGATACAAATGCAAAAAAAGAAAATACAGAATATGTGGAATCCATCATTAAAGATGTCGAATGGTTAGGTGCTAAATATGTCGGCGGCGTCCGGTATGCTTCTAACTATTTTGATCAGATGTATGAATTAGCCGTTAAGTTAATCAAAAAAGGCAAAGCTTATGTGGATGATTTAACAGCTGATGAAATTCGTGAATACCGCGGCACATTAACGGAACCTGGTAAGAATTCACCATATCGTGATCGCAGCATCGAAGAAAACTTAGACTTATTTGAACGGATGAAAAATGATGAGTTCAAAGATGGGGAAAAAGTTTTACGTGCAAAAATTGATATGGCTTCACCAAATATTAATATGCGTGATCCAATCATCTATCGTGTCGCGCATGTCACTCATCATAATACGGGTGACAAATGGTGTATTTACCCAATGTACGACTTTGCGCATCCGATTGAAGATGCAATTGAAGGTGTCACACATTCGATTTGTACACTGGAATTTGAAGATCATCGTCCATTATATAACTGGGTCGTTACGGAAACTGAATTCCCTAACCCACCAAAACAGATTGAGTTCTCAAAACTTTATCTGACCAACGTTGTAACTGGTAAACGTTATATTAAGAAACTCGTTGAAGAGCGCATCGTGGATGGCTGGGATGATCCACGTTTAGTCACTATTGCGGCGCTACGTCGTCGTGGTTTCACACCAGAATCTTTAAAGATGTTCATGGATATGACCAGTGTGACAAAATCACAGTCTTCAGCTGATTATGCGATGCTGGAATACTGCATTCGAGATGACTTAAAACCAAAAGCACCGCGTTTAATGGCAGTCTTAGATCCCATTAAATTAGTCATTGATAACTATCCTGAAGGACAGGTCGAATACTTAGATGCACCTAATAACGTGGAAAATGAAGCCTTAGGATCACGTAAGATTCCTTTCGAAAAAGAACTCTATATCGAAAGAGATGACTTCATGGTGAACCCACCAAAGAAGTACTATCGTTTCTTTGTCGGTAATGAAGTCCGTTTAATGAATGCTTACTTCGTTACTTGTACAGGTTATGAAACCGATGAAAATGGTAATGTTACCGTTATTCATGGGACTTATGATCCAGAAACCAAGAGCGGCAGTGGCTTTAATGCCCGCAAGGTCAAAGGGACGATCCACTGGGTGGCAGCCCATCATTCTAAGAAGGTGACTGTGCGTTTATATGAACAGTTAGTAGATGAAGAAAAAGGTGTTTATAACGAAGACGGCAGTGTCAATATTAATCCAAATTCCTTAACGGTCATTGACAATGCCTATATTGAAGAAAACATCAAAGACTACAAACCGGGTGATGCCTTCCAGTTTGTCCGCAAAGGTTTCTTCAATATTGATCCAAAAGACTCTACTGAAGATACACCTATTTTCAATAGAATTGCCTCTATGAAGAGTTCTTTCAAATTACCAAAGAAATAA
- a CDS encoding amidohydrolase family protein, with product MDYFGQFYLDSEKDIIITLYKEGKTLRYVLRTPHHTTGNLITNLAHLCHLPITYEKNGYKMIEGQIPCYIDGHNQQVYIFRLGNTKVANIYPDGQIDQKASIPAIAKTLMSQTKDYDLDEFKTLVKTYIREEVKFHSDLHTHRNANLSPDLLIALGIFHQIRYPYYYIKKLNLSLSASQKRQLEMDRQKVAKDYRDSPLTGKYLDRRIDDHTFINFAELILGNLDDAAENIAKIRTSLAVMKDGQAVFTNLEKVYLYRYVFTKGIVSEKKYLIDDYRKLQDYRNIPDQDIVKALAQILKDSHNPYYAHMNLYQNELLWVARSYQAVGVTYAEISDTALVKKSEAAQVLQDIHEVMPAITQETGVTLRFLAAMRRIPLTIVKDAVDHDNYFLENLNVLNAIAKDPYVAGCDFVGEELNDIKELKDVIKAVVKLTKDIPSFVIRIHAGENDSLPDNVLNSIECVEDALAEGDTFPHMRIGHGLYTPSLKTQKGQKLLEKIKAHHVILEFQITSNVRLNNLSNLKYHPLKQYLNEGIACVQGTDGGALYGTNSIDEQLSLERMLDLTFDDQLKMRQVEDQIIAYSLNAFEEKMAAMPKDIAIADYYNKQIALSAKDIPLSVSKRHLDPYTLFKDQITPLPTHKIPLIVVGGSFNNITHNTRLRAPETALLDDLIKRADPSKVFFVIGPKLTGYEKYVLEHAQGFDIFCFVPSLLTASEAQKLKHQNVKMRVSIESSPLGVYKSFTYEIFKRRQSIIIAFDGNSAASNLIQDAKNSSYKSRTFIDYHCRILKDKAKSLQGYITFFYDGDHADSMLHYANTYYRALSHPEEQKRKHHHS from the coding sequence ATGGACTATTTTGGACAATTCTATCTTGATTCAGAAAAAGATATCATTATCACTTTGTATAAAGAAGGAAAAACACTCAGGTACGTCTTACGAACCCCGCACCATACGACAGGAAATCTGATCACCAATTTAGCGCATCTTTGCCACTTACCCATTACGTATGAAAAAAATGGCTATAAGATGATTGAAGGACAGATTCCCTGCTATATTGATGGTCATAATCAGCAGGTGTATATCTTTCGTTTAGGCAATACCAAAGTCGCGAATATTTATCCCGATGGGCAAATCGATCAGAAAGCCTCGATTCCAGCCATCGCGAAAACGCTAATGAGTCAGACCAAAGACTATGATTTAGATGAATTCAAAACTTTAGTCAAAACGTATATCCGTGAAGAAGTGAAGTTCCATTCTGATCTCCACACCCATCGTAATGCGAATTTATCCCCAGATTTACTTATTGCCTTAGGCATTTTCCATCAGATTCGCTATCCCTATTATTATATTAAAAAGCTCAATTTGTCATTATCTGCAAGCCAAAAGAGACAGTTAGAAATGGATCGTCAAAAGGTTGCGAAAGACTATCGTGATTCCCCATTAACCGGAAAATACTTAGATCGCCGCATCGATGATCATACCTTTATTAACTTTGCTGAGCTGATTCTTGGTAACTTAGACGATGCCGCCGAGAACATCGCGAAAATTCGTACATCTTTAGCGGTCATGAAAGATGGGCAGGCTGTCTTTACCAACTTAGAAAAAGTGTACCTTTATCGCTACGTCTTTACGAAAGGCATTGTCAGTGAGAAAAAGTATTTGATTGACGACTATCGTAAACTGCAGGACTACCGCAACATTCCTGATCAGGATATCGTCAAAGCTTTAGCACAAATATTGAAAGATAGCCATAATCCCTATTATGCTCATATGAATCTTTATCAGAATGAGCTTTTATGGGTGGCCCGCAGCTATCAGGCGGTGGGGGTCACTTACGCAGAAATCTCGGATACGGCTTTAGTCAAGAAAAGTGAGGCGGCTCAGGTGTTGCAGGATATTCATGAAGTCATGCCCGCGATCACTCAGGAAACCGGTGTCACTTTACGCTTTTTAGCGGCGATGCGCCGCATTCCCTTAACGATTGTGAAAGATGCTGTCGATCATGATAACTACTTCTTAGAAAACCTCAATGTCTTAAATGCGATTGCGAAAGATCCTTATGTAGCTGGATGTGATTTTGTCGGTGAAGAGCTTAATGATATCAAAGAATTAAAGGATGTCATTAAAGCGGTTGTCAAACTCACCAAAGATATTCCTTCCTTTGTCATCCGGATTCATGCCGGGGAAAACGATTCATTGCCTGATAATGTCTTAAACAGCATCGAATGCGTTGAAGATGCTTTAGCGGAAGGTGACACATTCCCGCATATGCGCATTGGTCATGGTCTTTATACCCCTTCCCTCAAAACCCAGAAAGGGCAAAAGCTTCTAGAAAAGATCAAAGCGCATCATGTCATCCTGGAATTTCAGATCACGTCCAATGTCCGTTTAAATAACCTCAGCAATCTGAAGTACCATCCTTTAAAACAGTATTTAAATGAAGGCATTGCCTGCGTTCAAGGCACCGATGGCGGCGCCTTATATGGCACCAATTCAATCGATGAACAGCTCTCTTTAGAGCGGATGTTAGACCTCACCTTTGACGATCAGTTAAAGATGCGCCAGGTCGAAGATCAGATCATTGCTTATTCACTCAATGCCTTTGAAGAGAAAATGGCGGCGATGCCAAAAGATATCGCCATCGCTGATTACTACAATAAGCAAATAGCCTTATCCGCAAAGGATATTCCTTTAAGCGTCTCGAAACGTCATCTCGATCCTTATACACTTTTCAAGGACCAGATTACGCCCCTGCCAACGCATAAGATTCCCCTTATTGTTGTTGGCGGCTCTTTTAACAACATTACTCACAACACCCGCTTACGCGCTCCCGAAACAGCCTTACTTGATGATCTGATCAAACGGGCAGATCCAAGTAAAGTCTTCTTCGTCATCGGCCCGAAGCTTACGGGCTATGAAAAATACGTGTTAGAACATGCCCAAGGTTTTGATATCTTCTGCTTTGTGCCAAGTTTATTAACAGCGAGTGAAGCGCAGAAACTCAAACATCAAAATGTGAAGATGCGCGTCTCCATTGAAAGTTCACCATTAGGGGTCTATAAAAGTTTCACCTATGAAATCTTTAAGCGTCGCCAGTCGATTATTATTGCCTTTGATGGCAACAGCGCCGCTTCGAACTTAATTCAGGATGCGAAAAACTCATCCTATAAATCCCGTACCTTTATCGATTATCACTGTCGTATTCTTAAAGATAAAGCAAAATCTTTGCAAGGTTATATTACGTTCTTTTATGATGGGGATCATGCCGATTCGATGCTGCACTATGCCAACACCTATTATCGCGCCCTTTCTCATCCCGAAGAGCAGAAAAGGAAACATCATCACTCATGA
- a CDS encoding alpha/beta hydrolase, with protein MKKVQFVSLMTASLLTLRGIRYLYKKCFHHTMTSKAVEEVIKITSKKDAYTHPEAFERFLYEQSIENKKKYKLSHYMLSHVDETTFASQQLFVVRASKHPKYHIIYLHSGGFIQPISFYEWRFVDRLAKDLDACVYVPMYPLVPTATHEEAYDLLEKLYASIDRTLPLTIIGAGAGGALATGFCESLGSDLQPDRLILISPWLDLTMSRDGGQLEKIDPLLSSYGIKRLGTMWAGTKSLYAYKVSPYFGNYTCLSDVTLFGGTNELLYPDIVRFYRKLKAAHVNARLITGHHLIHNYPFLPIPEAKEAFEQIESTIKGSTRSERLNML; from the coding sequence ATGAAAAAAGTACAATTCGTATCCTTAATGACAGCATCCCTGCTGACACTGAGAGGAATCCGTTATTTATATAAAAAATGTTTTCACCATACGATGACTTCAAAAGCCGTCGAAGAAGTCATTAAAATCACGAGCAAGAAAGATGCATACACTCATCCTGAAGCGTTTGAGCGCTTTCTTTATGAACAGTCCATCGAAAATAAAAAGAAATATAAACTTTCTCACTATATGCTTTCCCATGTCGATGAAACGACTTTTGCCAGTCAGCAGTTATTTGTCGTACGGGCATCGAAACACCCAAAATACCACATTATCTATTTACATAGCGGTGGTTTTATCCAGCCGATCTCCTTTTATGAATGGCGTTTTGTCGATCGTTTAGCGAAAGATCTCGATGCCTGCGTCTATGTTCCCATGTATCCGTTAGTCCCCACCGCCACCCATGAAGAAGCCTATGATTTATTAGAAAAACTCTACGCTTCGATCGATCGCACTCTTCCTTTAACGATCATTGGTGCAGGTGCCGGCGGCGCTTTAGCGACTGGTTTTTGCGAATCGTTAGGCTCTGATCTGCAGCCTGATCGATTGATTCTTATTTCGCCATGGTTAGATCTCACGATGAGTCGTGATGGCGGTCAACTAGAAAAAATTGATCCGCTGCTCTCTTCCTATGGCATTAAACGTTTAGGTACGATGTGGGCAGGTACAAAGTCGCTGTATGCCTATAAGGTATCTCCTTACTTTGGCAATTACACCTGCTTAAGTGATGTGACTCTCTTTGGCGGCACCAATGAACTGCTTTATCCAGATATTGTCCGCTTCTATCGCAAGCTTAAAGCTGCCCATGTAAATGCCAGACTGATCACTGGTCATCATCTCATTCATAACTATCCGTTCTTACCGATTCCCGAAGCGAAAGAGGCTTTCGAACAGATTGAAAGCACGATCAAGGGAAGCACTAGGAGTGAACGCTTAAATATGCTATAA
- a CDS encoding VanZ family protein, whose translation MIRILQLTLPILQKAVPFGLLFALIISFITRKKTIRFFLFYFYLFVLSYITIFSRTPRPIQIDLMPFSTLSVLPDNLIYYFENMALFIPLGFFLALLTKRKSREIIFIGFLVSLGIEITQVVFSLGYGQMDDLIANTLGTAIGVLCTRFVKH comes from the coding sequence ATGATTCGCATCTTACAGTTAACGTTACCTATTTTACAAAAAGCAGTCCCCTTCGGTCTGCTTTTTGCCTTAATCATCTCTTTTATCACTAGGAAGAAAACCATTCGTTTCTTTCTTTTCTACTTCTACTTGTTTGTCTTAAGCTATATCACCATCTTTTCGCGCACGCCTCGGCCGATCCAGATTGATCTGATGCCATTTTCAACATTATCTGTCCTCCCCGATAACCTCATTTATTACTTTGAGAATATGGCTTTATTCATACCTTTAGGTTTCTTTCTTGCTCTATTAACCAAAAGAAAAAGCCGTGAAATTATATTCATCGGCTTCCTTGTTTCTTTAGGCATTGAAATCACCCAGGTTGTTTTCTCCCTTGGCTATGGCCAAATGGATGACTTAATTGCCAATACCTTAGGCACCGCCATCGGTGTCTTATGCACACGGTTCGTCAAGCACTGA
- a CDS encoding TFIIB-type zinc ribbon-containing protein has product MTDAKIIDTSSKKAHGQNKCPACGSTDIALNIKAGKLQCHSCRKTFDTPTMQDFLNAHLENLQGVTIGSGAKEIDEKATASAMITLKCPSCGAEVVIDSSAQTSARCHWCRNTLSLNEQIPNGAVPDVVLPFQITKDEAKNLIEDFAGKRKFYAHPKFSHDFNTDSVMGVYLPYMMINENTHVTANGEGEIKTRSYEVVVDTDEQGNDIKETRYDADRYAIKREFDMLVEGLTIESSKTKMDKNAALTNNIINAIMPFDTEHPLMWNPGFLKGYTFEKRDMNTKDLKKIVQNQTDDIARNCAKETIKQYDRGVHWNSCKAAIQGQQWLSAYLPVWLFSYQETNGDPSTIHYIAVNGRTKETMGSIPIYYPKLLLLTLLIEVVCFLVAFFMNKAKDWPWAYLLLASGLIYFFIIYNRYRNTSARHDYENVTKRKVLHMHKTDERVRHLTNLKNSRMDNANEDELKGSIY; this is encoded by the coding sequence ATGACTGACGCAAAAATCATCGACACCAGCAGTAAAAAGGCGCATGGGCAAAACAAATGTCCAGCCTGCGGCTCAACGGATATCGCGCTCAATATCAAAGCCGGCAAACTGCAGTGTCATAGCTGTCGAAAAACCTTTGATACCCCCACAATGCAGGATTTCCTCAATGCCCATTTAGAAAACCTGCAAGGCGTAACGATTGGTTCCGGGGCGAAAGAAATTGATGAAAAAGCGACCGCTTCTGCGATGATCACTTTGAAATGTCCAAGCTGCGGGGCGGAAGTCGTCATCGATTCCTCAGCCCAGACCAGCGCCCGCTGTCACTGGTGCCGTAATACCTTATCCCTCAATGAACAGATTCCTAACGGGGCGGTACCGGATGTGGTATTACCATTTCAGATTACCAAGGATGAAGCGAAAAATCTGATTGAAGATTTTGCGGGTAAGCGAAAGTTTTATGCCCATCCAAAATTCAGTCATGATTTTAATACCGATAGCGTCATGGGTGTCTACTTACCTTATATGATGATTAACGAAAATACGCATGTTACGGCAAATGGCGAAGGCGAAATCAAAACGCGCTCTTATGAAGTTGTTGTCGATACCGATGAACAAGGCAATGACATTAAGGAAACCCGTTATGATGCCGATCGCTATGCCATCAAGCGTGAGTTTGATATGTTAGTGGAAGGTTTAACAATTGAATCTTCGAAAACCAAAATGGATAAGAATGCGGCCTTAACGAACAACATTATCAATGCCATTATGCCTTTTGATACCGAGCATCCCCTCATGTGGAATCCGGGCTTTTTAAAGGGTTATACCTTTGAAAAAAGAGATATGAATACCAAGGATTTAAAAAAGATTGTGCAAAATCAGACCGATGATATCGCTCGTAACTGCGCCAAAGAAACGATCAAGCAATATGATCGCGGGGTCCATTGGAACAGCTGCAAAGCCGCGATTCAAGGTCAGCAGTGGCTTTCTGCATATTTACCGGTTTGGTTATTCTCTTATCAGGAAACCAACGGTGATCCGTCGACTATTCACTACATCGCAGTCAATGGCCGGACGAAAGAAACGATGGGTTCGATTCCGATTTATTATCCTAAGCTGCTTCTCTTGACTTTACTTATTGAAGTCGTTTGTTTCCTCGTTGCCTTCTTCATGAATAAAGCCAAAGACTGGCCATGGGCTTATCTTTTATTAGCCTCTGGACTGATTTATTTCTTTATTATTTATAATCGTTACCGTAATACCTCAGCCCGTCATGACTATGAAAATGTCACCAAGCGCAAAGTCTTACATATGCATAAGACTGATGAACGTGTCCGCCACCTGACAAACTTAAAAAACAGTCGCATGGATAATGCCAATGAAGACGAATTAAAAGGTTCTATTTATTAA
- a CDS encoding RRXRR domain-containing protein: protein METLLPDVSALQATAPESYEGGHHDMPKTKLEQELSETDYIYVLSADGDPLMPTRRRGHVKRLLNKGKARIVSHVPFVIQLKYDGSKNTQPLFGGIDPGRTNIGAAVVTPEGKCVYRSHTASRNRDVPKNMEARKSHRQASRRGERLRRKRRAKANGTTTEFPDGRMLPGYKKPVMVKDIVNTTAKFSYRKRPEKWLTPTANQLVQTHENLICRISAILPVTDWTIEANKFAFMQMDNGKCYGTDFQNGRMKGYKNSHEYVYIRQNGVCPMCGAPIEHYHHIIPRSRGGSDLPENILGVCMKCHARIHKGELRSDMKGVMKKYGSLSVLNQAIPYIWQWMTETYGEDHAHFCTGVETQTLRDDLGLPKDHDIDALCIACIGSGITPVRRLPRTFEIVQFCRHSRANINNQRERTYRLDGRIVCRNRHKRFEQKGDSLEEFRQKYPDQVSRLTVTKSTRYYNDADRLMPGAVFLFDGERYVLQSQLTGGRYYRAVGCEKRNFPAAKCTIIRENAGLVYV from the coding sequence ATGGAAACATTATTGCCGGATGTTAGTGCCTTACAGGCGACGGCACCGGAATCTTATGAAGGGGGGCATCATGATATGCCTAAGACAAAACTTGAGCAGGAACTGTCTGAAACAGATTATATTTATGTTCTGTCTGCGGACGGAGATCCGCTGATGCCTACCAGAAGACGCGGACATGTGAAGCGTCTTCTCAATAAGGGAAAGGCGAGAATTGTATCGCATGTCCCTTTCGTCATTCAGCTGAAGTACGACGGATCCAAGAACACGCAGCCGCTTTTCGGTGGCATTGATCCGGGTCGTACAAACATAGGCGCTGCAGTTGTGACGCCTGAAGGGAAATGCGTGTACAGATCACATACCGCATCCAGAAACAGAGACGTACCGAAGAACATGGAAGCGAGAAAATCGCATCGTCAGGCAAGCCGAAGAGGCGAACGCCTGAGAAGAAAACGCCGTGCCAAAGCAAACGGAACGACGACAGAATTTCCAGACGGGCGAATGCTGCCCGGATATAAGAAACCTGTTATGGTGAAGGATATTGTCAATACGACGGCTAAGTTCAGCTACAGGAAACGCCCCGAGAAATGGCTTACGCCAACTGCGAATCAGCTTGTGCAGACACACGAAAATCTGATTTGCCGTATAAGTGCTATTCTTCCCGTGACTGACTGGACGATTGAAGCCAATAAGTTTGCCTTCATGCAGATGGATAACGGAAAGTGCTACGGCACTGACTTCCAGAACGGACGCATGAAAGGCTATAAAAACTCGCATGAGTACGTATACATAAGACAGAATGGCGTATGCCCAATGTGCGGTGCTCCGATAGAACACTATCATCACATCATCCCTCGCTCTCGGGGCGGAAGCGACCTGCCGGAAAATATTCTCGGCGTCTGCATGAAATGCCATGCGCGAATACATAAAGGAGAGCTAAGATCTGACATGAAAGGCGTCATGAAGAAATACGGCTCACTTTCCGTTCTGAATCAGGCTATTCCATATATCTGGCAATGGATGACAGAGACATACGGGGAAGATCATGCGCATTTCTGCACTGGCGTGGAAACACAGACGTTGAGAGATGATTTAGGACTTCCAAAGGATCATGACATCGATGCACTCTGCATCGCATGCATCGGATCAGGCATTACACCTGTCCGAAGACTCCCCCGCACATTTGAAATCGTGCAGTTTTGCCGACACAGCAGGGCAAACATAAACAATCAGCGTGAAAGGACGTATCGTCTTGATGGAAGAATTGTCTGCCGGAACAGGCATAAGCGATTTGAACAGAAAGGCGATTCACTTGAGGAGTTCAGACAGAAATACCCTGATCAGGTTTCGCGGCTGACGGTGACAAAATCAACGCGCTATTATAACGATGCAGACAGGCTCATGCCGGGTGCTGTATTTCTTTTTGATGGCGAGCGATATGTGCTGCAGAGTCAGCTTACCGGCGGTCGCTATTACCGCGCTGTCGGATGCGAGAAAAGAAATTTTCCTGCTGCCAAATGCACGATCATCAGAGAAAATGCCGGACTGGTATATGTCTAG
- a CDS encoding chloride channel protein, whose protein sequence is MKKLGAEYRSLIILSGVAIIMGILVGAMDALFASVLLLVSHLRDQYLYFVLPGLPFIGMFIVWYYTNFGKESIQGMSLIFETGHGMREALPLRMIPMVMVGTWLSHLFGASVGREGVAVQIGGTLSYELGKRLPLKENKRIFLMMGMAAGFGGVFRTPFAGTLFALEVLAPGTIAYEALLPSLVAALCASATSGILGLKGFTYALKGSVSLDLNTLITLVIAGILFGLIGALFAYGEKQAKGFFQRKIENPYKRIAFLGVIIMAFMYLTNGRYSGLGSNLITMSFDGHTIYVWDFIVKLALTLLSLAAGYQGGEVTPLFSIGATAGFVLSLFLPMPAVLLSALGYAAVFGGATNTLLAPILIGGEVFGFSHLPYFLIVCVLAFVVNHNLSIYTKQKTRSVLDEPCA, encoded by the coding sequence ATGAAAAAATTAGGAGCAGAATATCGCTCATTAATAATCCTTTCAGGAGTAGCGATCATTATGGGGATCTTAGTAGGGGCAATGGATGCTTTATTCGCATCTGTTTTATTACTTGTCTCCCATCTTCGTGATCAATACTTGTATTTTGTCTTACCAGGGTTACCGTTTATTGGCATGTTCATTGTCTGGTACTACACCAATTTTGGAAAAGAAAGCATTCAGGGGATGAGTCTGATTTTTGAAACCGGCCATGGAATGCGTGAAGCTTTGCCTCTGCGGATGATTCCGATGGTCATGGTGGGCACGTGGTTATCCCATCTCTTTGGTGCGAGTGTCGGCCGTGAAGGCGTCGCCGTGCAAATTGGCGGCACCTTATCTTATGAACTAGGGAAACGTTTGCCGTTAAAAGAAAACAAACGCATCTTTTTAATGATGGGAATGGCTGCCGGTTTTGGCGGCGTCTTTCGGACACCCTTTGCCGGCACTTTATTTGCCTTAGAAGTCTTAGCGCCAGGAACCATCGCTTATGAAGCGCTATTGCCAAGTTTAGTAGCTGCTTTATGTGCTAGTGCTACGTCTGGTATATTAGGTTTAAAAGGTTTTACCTACGCTTTAAAAGGAAGTGTTTCTTTAGACCTCAATACCTTGATCACCTTAGTGATCGCGGGCATTCTCTTTGGCCTGATTGGCGCGCTTTTCGCTTATGGGGAAAAACAGGCCAAAGGTTTCTTTCAAAGGAAGATCGAAAATCCTTACAAGCGGATTGCTTTTTTAGGCGTCATTATTATGGCTTTTATGTATTTGACCAATGGCCGTTACAGCGGCCTGGGTTCGAATCTGATTACGATGAGTTTTGATGGCCATACCATCTATGTCTGGGATTTTATCGTTAAGTTAGCGTTAACGCTTTTATCGTTAGCGGCGGGCTATCAGGGCGGGGAAGTGACACCATTATTTTCTATTGGGGCCACGGCTGGCTTTGTCTTATCACTCTTTTTACCCATGCCGGCTGTCTTATTATCAGCGTTAGGCTACGCGGCGGTCTTTGGCGGGGCGACCAATACGCTATTAGCGCCGATTCTCATTGGCGGGGAAGTCTTTGGTTTTAGCCATTTGCCTTATTTCCTGATTGTCTGCGTCCTTGCTTTTGTCGTGAACCATAACTTATCCATTTATACCAAACAAAAAACACGATCAGTGCTTGACGAACCGTGTGCATAA